gactcgtacgttgtcactcgacttatgatctggtttcggtttctcgaacgcatttttgtacgcttagaaaactagtaattTACATTACGCgacacatacctttattattaactagacttataacatcgataaactatatcatgtaaaatataacttgtacgtttgagtgatatggtcatttgcttcttaaaatcgacgtctcgttgtttacattttatatataaaatatcaaaacattttataactatattatatttgaaaaatatatttatatatatgtatatctttattttaggaatataatttatatatataattgaaatatttacttaatataatatttagtttttcaaagccAATTATGTTCCAAGGTCCGTTTTATATaagttaacttatttaaataataaaagttattataaataatatttttaattatatgataactaaataattaaattaccATGGAACACGCATCAAACATTataaagcatgcttttgaaaattaaacggaAATCTCcacaacttttgactaactctcgataagtgacacattgttcttatatgcaaatcacgttaccattttccgaataccgttaaaaagaaaggtttcttaaatcaaagtggatctCTCAACATAGTCTCGTAATCAcacaatgtatttgataaatcaatcattttacattattttctaattccatcgataaacatattgaaccaaatacgttcatgtaaagtattatacctaatactttgttaacgttttcaagttataatatatacacatatacatatataatcatattcattcatttaatggttcgtgaatcgtcagaatttagtcgaggttgaatatatgaacacagcttAAATTTCTTGAGatccaacttaacaaactttgcttatcatgtcgaaaacatataaaggttaaagtttaaatttggtcggaaatttccaggttgtcacaagcATTTACTTttgtaatcttgcaccttttcaactcattgagaacaccattaaaACGACGGTAGGTTTTCTTGAGTTGTTCttcgggttcctgcttgaaatcttcataagatccaagagccttattcagtttagtaacatcggacatgtcataaccttcttgctgtcgtttgatctcatcccatatatcttttgctgtggtgttgctatcaacattttcaaataactcatacgggatggcttgcataacaatgttcttagcctctatgtcaccttgagctctctcacgtctatctccagaaagttcatagactggaattggcataccagtatccggatgatactctataactggaccatctctcagagaagcccatatgtactttgctttctcacccttgtagtctatgtactgagtgatacggtgaatccactgagtgtacttgccatcaaacaacactggaggtcgggaatctgatccattGATCAATGTATCGTAGGTAGACATCTTaaaattcggtaaagattcggtattaaacacaatctaagatgaaggttcacaaaaatctaacaaaagtgTCAGATTCAGTAACTGGTTCGGTACAGTAACAGATTCGGTaaatggttcggtactgtagcagattcggtaaatggttcggtactgtagcagattcggtaatccagattctgtatcagaaactgatcagtaacacaagtatcacacccagattcggtaaccacaagaattGAAGCctcagaacacttaaaaccaaaggATTAAAAGTAACCGAGATTCTGGTTCGgtatttgactcggtagtcaaattctgtaagatTTTGAATgtaaacacaatccaattcctttgaattagattcgataatcttgctgcacaaggaaacaagttagtaacacacagaatatcaatgatacctaATGtaaaggataccgaatgtcaactgtagcagttgacaaaccgaGTCTAAGTATAGAACTTGGAAAATCAATCGAATCctatctcaaaccacaccaattagctgcgtgtGATCAAACCTaatgtgatagaatcactaacacaccacattctgcaacacttaagatgaattttcaaCTATGAAGCAGATtcagtatggcagttacgataccgaatgttgacCGAatattcaaaacttgaagaattaaagaaattgaaccgtcaacaatgtgattaaacaccttacTATCACAATTGAATCCACTAACCTTCACTAACAcacagaatcaagctggaattgatgaataccgagagttttagccacgaactctaaaaatcaacttgattatccataattgttgttaaaaagctgtaatgatgatcgaaactctttctaatcaatttaataaaccttcgctgaacttatcacaagaatctgaacgtcagattatcaaattcgatgttaccgaatctgattcaatctaaccgaatgtgatcagattctgtaatcttccatCTCTGGATCaatatagtgatgtaatatcactccctgggagctctgataccaaatgatcaACAAGTTCATCCAATTCTGCGGACAATTCTAGAACATTCTGGTATATTCACTCCAAAGCCGGCGGCTTCGTAGCCTTTTCTGCAGTGTTCCTTGATTTTGAtcatgtttgatacataactttgataaaatcattagaattagctttttccccattttacccattttagtgtgttttaggattaaaatgcctttaaaatactaagataactccttaaaatgtattcaaaaacatgtataatttaggagttatcataaGGCCTTGTAATATTCCGTTATATCAATAAAGTTTtacttgtttttcaaaaaaaaaaaaaaaaaaagaaaagaaagttgaatgcatacaataggagatccGAAAGTTAGATGCATACAAAAGAAATATGGTGAAAGTTCGATGCGTTTTCAATTAATTTTCCCAAATAAATATTTGGGAAATTGGTCAAAATGCCCATAATTCCGGAATTGTTTGACAATATGCGTTTAAAATTTGAATATTGCAATAATGCCTCTAAACATGCACCACGCATGATGCGTGTAAGTTGGTGCGTGATGCGTGGTCAACGAGAACCAAGGCAAACATGCACGTGTTATCGAGGTTTTCTTGGATACTGCTTAAACTTCTAGCGTAACACGCATCACGCACAGACCAAAACATACCATGCGTGATGGTCTGTGCGCGATGCGTGTTGCCCAAGGATAAGTTCATGTTTTAACGATCAGATTTCCTTAAATTTTTTAGATTTTCAATATCTTATTTTATGTCTTTAAAAGTGTGTCCTATGCAAAAAAGAACAAGAATATATTTCATTCAAACTTAATACTACGTAATATATAAGGTACACTAAAAATGGAAAACGATTGGGATTTTCTTGCAAATATGTCCTAAAATGATCTCCGTGACTGTTTCCAATCTCTGAAAGCTCATCTCAAATCTCAACCTCGAAGCATAAAAGCACCCCGCCACCACCTCCCCCGCCACTGCCAGTTCCAGAATGTCATAACGAGTATTGCACTTAGATACAATATTCTAGGTTCGACGGGTATTCGCGAGGTTGCTCTTTGTCGTAGAAGcaagggtgaatttatagtgaacaTCCGAGATCAACCCAGGACTTTGAGTTTGTGTTTTTTGAGTGTTGGGGACTCGAATTTAGGAGCAATACCTCGTTGTCTGAAAAAAATGCAAAATCGATAAGGTTTTTGCTGTTATCATGTCTTGTGTTCCAAACGCACTGCGTGATCAATTAGTAGTGTTAAAAGTAAGATCCTCAATATGCTATGATTTGCTTTTAATTATGCGTTATTAATATTTGGTTACTTATATGTTACTTTACGATACTACAGGTTCTATAAAAGGAACTATTCATCACTAAATCACTAATGAGATCAAGCGTATATGTGTTACTAGTACTCCAAAATGCTTCTCGTATGGCAGAGCGCATGACCACTTAGCTTGTTTATATTAAACACATCAAAAGATTTTTAGGAGACATTTTTTTTATTGAACAGGCGGTGTGATCTTTTAATATCCATCACGTGAAAGATATTTTCTAGTGACTAGTGAGTTTCATGATCTGTAAAAATCAAAAATGTTATTTGCATTTTTattaaattgcaattaaatacataAATCACGTAAAGTACAAGTTCAAATTAGCAAGAGTGAATCAAAATCAATTAAACTTCTCTAATACTGGTTTGGTTCCTAATATCTTCAATTAACCGTCTCATATTCTCATGAGACGATCCTCCATCTTCTATCGATTTACGTGCCAAAATACCGAGTTCTATTGCTCTTTTTTGTCTATCTTCCCTTTCCTCCCCTTCTTCCATTAAAATCTCGATCGCTTTCTTAAATTCCTCACTCTTGACGACTACTCCAAACTTCTCTTCTTCACCCAAATGAACCACATTTTGAGCCCCAACACTAACTCCAATTTTCAACACTTGTACAACAAACTTCTCATTATAAAACTGTTCCTGAAATTGAGGCCACGTCACCATTGAGACACCAGCACAAATCCCTTCTAGTATCGAGTTCCAACCACAGTGAGTCAAGAACCCTCCAATCGCAGGGTGCGACAAAACTAGGAGTTGTGGAGCCCACCCACGGATCAATAAACCTCTATCTTTCGTTCTCTCTTCAAACCCATTTTCATCTATCCATTTCTCTATTTTCTCAGACTTATGACCCGCTCGAACGACCCAAATGAACGGCTTTTTACACGCTTCTAAAGCTAAAGCTAGTTCCACTAACTGATCAGGTTCAATCCGACTTATGCTTCCCAAACACGCATAAATCACCGAGCCCGTTTCTTGAGATTCTAGCCACTCTAGGCATTCGTTTTCTTTAATTGAAGACTTATTACCCCTCTGCACCTTCTCTGATGCATCTTTATAACATAGTGATAATGGCCCTATGCACCAAACTTTATCTCCTTTAATTTTCTTGTATTCATTTGCatattcttgttccaattcctGAAAACTGTTTACAACAACTCCATACGCTTCGGCTTCAGATACTCGCAGCTTTTCATGAAAATCGCCTCGATGTCTCGCTCCGGGATTGAACATAAAAGGCAGTTGCGATTTTTTTAGTTCGATACAATCAGGCAAACCAGGGACAACAAACGTGTCCGAATCACCTACACTTTCATACACTTTTGAGACGTATAACATATGGTTACACATCTGAGTGAAGCAATTCATTCCATCGAAAATAACTCTCGGAATCTTAAACTTTTTTGCTGTTTCACCAGCCCATAACATAAACGAATCCGAAACTATACAATCGGGCTTTCGTTCAAGCTTTTCGATATGTTGTTCAACTAGTATTTGTATTGATGCATAGCCCTCCATAAGTGCCTTTGCATAGCTCAAATTAGGGAGATCATCAACGCATTCGCAGCCTTCTGGTAAGCCAAACTCCGTGTATCGAATTGGGAAATCGAGAAAAGTGATTGCAAGACCTGATTGAATTGCTTGATCAAGGATTGATCCAAATCTGATAGTGTTAACTGGGGTAGAGATTATTGTGACTTGAACACCATGTTGTGCTAGTAACTTGGCTATATCAATAGTGGGGATAAAATGACCTGGTGACCCTAAAGGTATAACAAGAAAGTGAAGTTGCTTTGGATATTGTAAAGCCATTTTTGTAGAGTTTTGCTAGCTTGAAGATTACAAGTGTACGAGATATTGAAACTGAAATGGACCAGTAAtttatttagatatagatagatagataactagaaaaaattcgacgGCGGGTTGTTGCGGTTGTGTTCAACGCGCGGTCATATttgtatatacgttgtttggtacctaatatatctagtaggttgggttgtttgttagacgtgtacgtatatgtatgaaatatagcttgaaatatttagtgtttttttgacgatgtccgtttcgcgtatagttagtcgcgttgtgttcgtaaaataatatcgagttgaacggtggtctcggaaaaatttagctcgcaccgagcgagaatatatggctcgttatttagtgttttttaacgatgtccgtttcgcgcatagttagtcccgttgtgtccgtctgcttttttcgagttgaacggtggtctcggaaaaatttaactcggaacGAGCGAGAAGATAAGGCCCGTTAAAAATACGGGTGGaatcattttcttttgtttttttttaaattatatatttacgctttttaccctaaaaaagtagaaagttgggggtcgttttgtatatgaagccgaatttgaggggctgggtgtagtgtgaacgcaaactcaaaacgacattcGGATAAAACTATAGGgctcgttatttagtgtttttttaacgatgtccgtttcgcgcatagttagtcccgttgtgtccgtctgatttttttcgagttgaacggtggtctcggaaaaatttaactcggaacgagctagaagatagggcccgttaaaaatacgggtggaatcattttcttttgttttttttaaattatatatttacgctttttaCCCCTAAAAAGTAGAAAGTTGGGGGTCGTTTTGTATATGAAGCCGAATTTGAGGGGCTGGGTGTAGTgtaaacgcaaactcaaaacgacattcGGATAAAACTGAAACTACGATTTTGCCCATGCATATTAGTATATAGGGTAAGGTAATAATATATAGTTTGAACGGTCAACATTGGTTAACGATATGGTGCGAGTACTAGGCTTTTTGACTAATTGGAAAATTCCAACTTAGATACAAAATACAAAATAGCTAAATGAAAGTGGATGGGCCATCATTTTCTCACAACGTCACGTCTAACACTTTATCCTATAACAAAACGAGAAATGAACCAGTTTCATTTATTACatattttttttcaaaaataaCTGACACTATATAAAGTAAATAAACATGTACGTATAAGTAAATAAACATTTGAACTTACAAAGAGGAGATGCAAAATTTTTGCTACATGATGCAAGATATAGTAGACGAGGATTCTCCAAAGCTATGAGAATCGCCTAGTGGAACAATTCAACTCACACCAAATCCAAATCCTAGCAACACAAGAAATAATGGTTAAAGCTATTTCAAAACCTAATCCAACCCAATCAAAATTCCTTTTTCTTAATCTTTACCTTGAATCTCCAATCAATTTAGAAGTAATCCAAATTTGAAGTTCATTTTGCATTTTCCTTTTTTTTGTCCTTCCCAAATTCTTTTCCCTTTCTAAGCGAATCTTCCATCATTTCCCTATATCTTCCTTCACTTCCAAATCGTTTCACTCTTCAATTTCTGCTACTGTATCTTGTTCAATCAATTTCAACGACCTCATCTACCTTTCATTTAAACTGCGTATTTCAATTTCTCCTTCCTCCAATTCGCCTGCTTTGCCTCTCGTACGCTGTTCCTCTCTTTCCTAAGGAGTTCTTCATGACTATAGTATATATTCCAATATGATCGGTTTCTTTTTGTAGAAAAAAGGGGCCATTCGACTGAATCGATTCAACCGATGTGAGGTTTTCTCCTTTAGGTTTTTTGTTTCGTGTGTTTTTTCAGCCTCAATTTCATGTTGTGATGTTGAATTCTTCAATATCAAGTGTGGGCTGGGCCCTTGAGCCCAATCAATTTGGGTTTCTCTTTTTAAGTTAGGCTAAGTCACTTGGAGTTGGCAAAATCAATCGATGTTTATATACAAATTGCAATTCTGAAGGTAGAAAGTTACAAGAAACGACAATTTTAAACGGAGAGTTCAAGTGTCGATTGGCCATAGTTCGCAATTTCAAGTTAAGGGTCTTCCTTTGGTCTACCAATTTGTACTTTTGCCACGGGTTTCAATCGTAGATATGGGATCCAATCCACATATGTATGTCTCTAGTTTTATGTATTTTCTTACAAGTTCTTTCAATTGTTTTTTAGCTTTGCATGATTGAGTTGTCGATCCACAATTGTATTTGTTTTTGCATTGTTATCATTCATTATTTTGATGAAGGTATCAATGGTTATCAATATATTATCccttttcgacgaaaaaaaaaagtaaataaacATTTATTACATATTCTGCACTATGTATTGTCCTGTAATTGTTTCCAGATTGTAACTTTTGAGTTTATTAATAAaactttgcctttcaaaaaaaaaaaaaaattacaactcTTCTCCTTACATATGCAGAATAAAGATTTAAAAGGAGCATGATCGGTGACGGAGCTTGAACACTAACAATGAGAGGCTCAAAATCCAATTAGAACATTTAGtcttaactagttgtggagctctcgattcgcgccgggggctccgttttgaatacgAGTtataaaaaaagtcttgatctattttgtaaaaaaaaaaaaatttcgacttCTAACATTAAAGAGTTGTTCTTTTTGTGAAAGTAGCTTCTTTTAgcattaaagttagttgatctattttgtaaaaaagaatgtttttcgacattttttggtagcattgaagggttgttccttttaagaaagttgcttcttttatcgttagagacaaaatatatatttatgtgatcatAGATTGAATGTACATGCACCTATCATATGCACCGATTCTTCAATATGTGATCATAgattgaaaaaaatatatatttataaaaaaaaattaaaaaataatgtaacaacccaaacctaaccaaaccaccatcgaacccgcggaaaatatcaaaaaaaaaaaatttatttgttcagcaagtggcgcggcgcgccagtaccCCGCGCGGCTCGCCTatgtggtctgtccaaaaagtcttgaaacgtgaaaaagattggccacttcccgacataattagacaaaacgcttttaacaacatattcaaatatgtacaactaacacttttcaaagataaaataagttttacaaagcggggcccacatcagccgttttacgagtttaatacataacaagagtttcgaccgcaaaagtttaaataccaaacgaccctacgagcatggtgtttggggttaaactacccaagtctcggtcaaaccccaaaagctaatatctccaaaagcgtcccctaacacgacgggatctctactccaaacaaacgcccttacctttgtccatacctgagcctataaaaaggtaaacaacgagagggtaagcaaagcttagtgaatgcaataattacatatacatatatataactcatctatttgcaatcacattcaccaaatacctcatacgaacttgtaactcaattagcatgtcatcgtacccaaaacacttaacaagtcgtacattaacacaaaaccgcattagcatatactaaacacaatgtatatatatatatatatatatatatatatatatatatatatatatatatatatatatatatatatatataacaatatgttaaataatcgacaatctcaatatggttaaccataaacgctatggtgctaccggctcgtggttcacaccatacgcaattgagtcatactcttttatagtgctaccggctcgtggttcacactcgatgctaccggctcgtggttcacatcttattttatagtgctaccggctcgtggttcacactcgatgctaccggctcgtggttcttatcttattttatagtgctaccggctcgtggttcacactcgatgctaccggctcgtggttcacatcttatcgcacacatgttatggcagtaccggctcgatggttcataccataacacccacaaataaacgtgTCATATACACAtaagtataattactccactcaccttaaaatctattgtgaaagataatcaagctcggaaatcttcaatgtaacgtacctattacattatacataatatcaatcacaaactcaagttggtcaaccaactaaaactccattctagtgttatcttgacccatggtgcaatttcgatccatttacacccttaaccctaatatttgggttaacatctataacgaccctcattttttcatctatataatgcccgaacaaaagatttaagtataatgaataaactctaagtactaataaaaggtcgttatatacatacgaaattaacgaacgttaaacgaataataaattttattcaacaacgtacgcgtaagaatttttataaaaaaaaaaatttatgtcataacatgattacatataaaatacttatattaattttgtatttagttaatatattatacaattaataaatacaagtatatataaatgtagtaacatatataaaactaataaaattataaagtaataatttaattaaataaaaaccacatttagtaattataattttataaataccgaatatatatttatatttatcaaaattcgtatttaataattaaataaaaatagaaatttagttagttaacatttttagaactatgaaatatatatatatatatatatatatatatatatatatatatatatatatatatatatatatatatatattttaaaaagtagtatttttttatatataaactagatctagatccacttttatttattttattcctacttttaactttacttttatttatttatattttgaaatggtggcatgactggccataaatacttttaatttttttacaagacactagttatttttttatataaacttttgtatttttttattttctctttaccaaaaattgtaactataaataccatagcctagttcacaaattttgtacaccaaaaacttgaagaattctctctcaaacctctgcaaaaattatttttgtaacttctctatattatttttatagtttttatttagtttttatcatatttttgtgctagttttatgttaaataccaaataaatacgaaattaattataataaataatgtaaatacatgataattagtattaagtatcctaatgactataaaaattatttttatgaattatacattcgaatttatatttattaaaaatcaaaaactgatttttttttatattcggtatatatagataatgaaggAATAAATAgtaaaaaattttatatattatgttttataattttcgcttgttacttaggtcataaaagtaattataaaaatttatgtttgatttatttgtcattttaaataattaatttgtattttcttctacttttgctacagtaccgaaaaatctgttttaaaaagaaaaatagaatttaatgatataacatgtttatgactacaataatcaatgAAAATTACTTAAgaactaataagaaagttataaaaattatttttagaattaataattatatatttctatttaattccgaatttaaactaaaaataatacaaaagttgaattaaatagttaaactattaatataaatgtacaaataatttttctaagcttaatacactatatttggcatacgaaaattttagatgaattaattgagttgatataataattattactttataaactttgatttatcttgaaccaaaaaagaaattagaaataaatacttttacaccataaaaaaaaattataaatttttcctaagtttattttggttagtagaacctaagaaaaatataaaatgtgttgttaaacttatttatctatttatttgtattttagctataaattttttttttaatatttaatacataaaacttaatatttatgtatagaaaatttttataatgttttatacatgtaacttactgttatgaaatcaataaaacacttgttagcatttttagataattattggtacttatattgacataaaacttaaaattaaactatacatattttaacatataagataaataaataaataaatatatatatatatatatatatatatatatatatatatatatatatatatatatatatatatatatatatatatatatatatatatacatattaacttgatattaatacatacccattcataaaacacaatttctatgtataacacttgtttacctacttaaatatatcctacttattattaggatttaaaaaccaaacaatcttaataacgataatacaatcgaacttaagtaaatacttattgtataaagtatttaaagtgttgtattcctatacgcacctaaaaacgtattggaacggtatattagatgggtatagatcttgatctttctcgagtggatggacgctcgaaagtctaggcggagagtttggattaccgagttaaaggatcctgtggctcagaaacctatgacctgaaaaggccattttaaattgaaagtgttagattggaagcttgtctagtatgaaaagcctttccaaaacgataaaccttctttaaacttactataaaagaaaatacttacacttatcataatacgggcaaaacatctaaactattctcaacttattcttaggttgacttctctgtgcttcgatcatccatactttctctttaaggaatactttcactcaccgaattactaaggtgactttcatagccccactcttattgctatagcactttttatacttactggggtgagacacatgctgcttttatactttaaacaacttagacacaagtacgaacctaaactgtactatgactagcttatgctactaagacctcacagtgatattttttaattgctttcaggataaggcattcttaattattgggggtaggcctatcgggagtaacgtccccgatacatttgatcgcgatgtctttgtattacttaataatgatttaaacatggtgataaggtactgtcaacttatcatcggggcaacaaaacaaacgtttagtctaaaatatcacgaatcagtactacttttggatctgcgtgatctacttttataacaaatcttgtggtctaagaacaaacggtcaatcatatttgttaaacctatgaatttcactcaacctttttggttgacacttttagcatgtttgtctcaggtactgaatgatcaggacctctatatctactgcttatgtgatgacttacttggctaggatcaagacttatcgcatatttacttttctgcatttgaacaatttataattcttgtaacgacattattaatccttccgctgcaattttggttttattcatatagtatttgttctcattttataatatgttggtatgtattatgatattgaatcacatttcgcccaggccctaactgggggtgtgatatattggtatcagagcataaccaggctgttatagagaaccagaattgcattttatgtgtgccttacttgttagctagggtatcttagcgatctaggaaactataacctttcctgccttagactttaaatcacttaggattaccttagaatgttaaagcaaagagttcaaccctacctctcattctttacaatcctagcttaaaaatctaatcaaaatctctatcttaatgttaggatgtcaagctatcatcaaataaacaaaatgactcttttcaaaccagctgagaaagacactgaaggatcttctaccgaaaaatcagttcgaagcgcactttatagtcctccttcaccaccaatgaactatagcccgaacactagttacaactcgcgtgggtctcccgaatattatccaaccccgagaaatgaaagcaaaggaaaacatcatgccaatactgctgactctcatcaaccgatgaatactcccaaacggaatgctcttcaagacctccctaactacgatagtgacttctcaggttatgagcctgaagaagagcctattaaagaatcatctgaaaactcatctcgaaagagaaaacaacccgaacccgccgccactagagaagccgatccattattttgtaataacatggaacacgtaagggtgaagtctgatatc
The window above is part of the Rutidosis leptorrhynchoides isolate AG116_Rl617_1_P2 chromosome 1, CSIRO_AGI_Rlap_v1, whole genome shotgun sequence genome. Proteins encoded here:
- the LOC139865015 gene encoding UDP-glycosyltransferase 73C4-like, whose amino-acid sequence is MALQYPKQLHFLVIPLGSPGHFIPTIDIAKLLAQHGVQVTIISTPVNTIRFGSILDQAIQSGLAITFLDFPIRYTEFGLPEGCECVDDLPNLSYAKALMEGYASIQILVEQHIEKLERKPDCIVSDSFMLWAGETAKKFKIPRVIFDGMNCFTQMCNHMLYVSKVYESVGDSDTFVVPGLPDCIELKKSQLPFMFNPGARHRGDFHEKLRVSEAEAYGVVVNSFQELEQEYANEYKKIKGDKVWCIGPLSLCYKDASEKVQRGNKSSIKENECLEWLESQETGSVIYACLGSISRIEPDQLVELALALEACKKPFIWVVRAGHKSEKIEKWIDENGFEERTKDRGLLIRGWAPQLLVLSHPAIGGFLTHCGWNSILEGICAGVSMVTWPQFQEQFYNEKFVVQVLKIGVSVGAQNVVHLGEEEKFGVVVKSEEFKKAIEILMEEGEEREDRQKRAIELGILARKSIEDGGSSHENMRRLIEDIRNQTSIREV